A portion of the Bacillus sp. es.034 genome contains these proteins:
- a CDS encoding YybS family protein has product MRNPRVLTEGALMLAIFTVLMLLSLYVPLIGTLAFFVLPLPLILFSSKYSLWNSILVLIGSLGLSFLFGGLLALPVAFMVATTGVVIGWCVKARVDKMRLFMAASLTLIINIVIGYVVSILFLGVNVIEDSLKESKAAYYSFFEKLGQQPDKRLVESLESSVDLIHTLIPTLFVGIAVVLALLFILINFPIMKRLGRDVPVFKPFREWKLPKSILWYYLITLVLSMILQPEKGTYAYTALINILYVLQTLMAVQGLSFIYFFAHLKGWSKGILVLITIISIPLLYLVRILGIIDLGFDLRQRLQRKS; this is encoded by the coding sequence GTGAGGAATCCCCGTGTTTTGACTGAAGGTGCGCTTATGCTCGCCATCTTTACTGTACTGATGTTATTGAGTTTATATGTTCCGCTTATTGGGACCCTGGCATTCTTTGTGCTGCCCCTCCCTCTTATTTTATTCAGTTCCAAGTATTCGTTATGGAATTCGATTTTGGTTTTGATCGGATCACTGGGGCTGTCTTTCTTATTCGGAGGACTGCTTGCATTGCCGGTTGCCTTTATGGTGGCAACAACCGGGGTGGTCATTGGTTGGTGTGTGAAGGCAAGAGTGGATAAGATGAGGCTGTTTATGGCAGCAAGTCTCACACTTATTATCAACATTGTGATTGGTTACGTTGTTTCCATTCTATTTTTAGGTGTAAATGTAATTGAAGACAGCCTGAAGGAATCGAAAGCTGCTTATTATTCTTTTTTTGAAAAGCTCGGCCAGCAACCGGATAAAAGGCTGGTTGAAAGCCTGGAGAGTTCGGTCGATTTGATCCATACCCTGATTCCTACTTTGTTTGTAGGGATAGCGGTGGTACTTGCTTTACTATTCATCTTGATCAATTTCCCGATCATGAAGCGTTTGGGAAGAGATGTACCGGTTTTCAAGCCATTCAGGGAATGGAAGCTGCCAAAGAGCATTCTTTGGTATTATTTGATCACACTTGTGCTGTCCATGATCCTTCAGCCGGAAAAAGGAACATACGCTTATACGGCGCTGATTAATATTTTGTATGTACTGCAGACTCTGATGGCAGTGCAAGGCTTGTCTTTCATTTATTTCTTTGCTCATCTGAAAGGATGGTCCAAAGGGATTTTGGTATTAATTACAATCATTTCGATTCCTCTTCTTTATCTCGTGCGAATTTTAGGTATAATTGACTTAGGATTTGATCTAAGACAACGCCTGCAACGCAAGTCATAG
- a CDS encoding DHH family phosphoesterase — protein sequence MPSYFNKRMIRYPLYGLAILTALLLVSVSFYQWIISLIGLIVFGIVYFLAFYFERRSHEETEEYISTLSYRVKRVGEEALMEMPIGIMLINDEYYIEWTNPFLASCFNEDTVVGRSLYDVAESLVPLIKQEVDSEIVTINERKYHVVLKLKEKLLYFFDVTEQKEIEKQYHDERTNIGIIFLDNYDELTQGMDDQTRSSLNSLVTSILNKWAKEYGVFLKRVSSERFIAVINEKILQVLEKEKFGILDDVRDTTSKQNVPLTLSIGVGTGVSSLPELGTLAQSSLDLALGRGGDQVAIKQTNGKVKFYGGKTNPMEKRTRVRARVISHALKEIMIESDKVIIMGHKHPDMDAIGAAIGIRKVAQMNQRDGYVVLNFNEIDNGVKRLMKEIKANSDLHPRFITPEEALEMATDDTVLVVVDTHKPSLVIEEKLLNKVDKVVVIDHHRRGEDFIKNPLLVYMEPYASSTAELVTELLEYQPKHEKITMLEATSLLAGIIVDTKSFTLRTGSRTFDAASYLRAQGADTVLVQKFLKEDVDTYIKRSRLIESVKFFREGVAIAKAEEDVIYDPVLIAQAADTLLTMDEVIASFVISKRDPDTIGISARSLGDVNVQIIMENLNGGGHLTNAATQIKQVSVLEAEEQLKEALNDYFEGRKEI from the coding sequence ATGCCATCTTATTTTAATAAGCGAATGATCCGCTACCCATTGTACGGTCTAGCTATATTAACAGCTCTCTTGTTAGTATCGGTTTCCTTTTACCAATGGATCATTTCGTTAATAGGGTTGATTGTCTTTGGAATCGTGTACTTTCTCGCTTTCTATTTTGAGAGAAGATCACACGAAGAAACAGAGGAATATATCTCCACCTTATCCTATCGTGTCAAGCGTGTGGGGGAAGAAGCATTAATGGAGATGCCCATTGGGATCATGCTGATCAATGATGAATATTACATAGAATGGACGAATCCTTTTCTTGCCTCTTGTTTCAATGAAGACACGGTCGTAGGAAGGTCCCTTTACGATGTGGCTGAATCACTTGTTCCATTAATCAAACAGGAAGTCGATTCGGAAATTGTGACGATTAATGAGAGGAAATATCATGTCGTATTGAAGCTCAAGGAAAAACTACTCTACTTCTTTGATGTCACAGAGCAAAAAGAAATAGAAAAGCAATATCATGATGAACGCACAAATATTGGAATCATTTTTCTAGATAACTATGATGAGTTGACGCAAGGAATGGATGATCAAACGAGAAGCAGTTTAAACAGCCTCGTGACATCCATTCTGAATAAGTGGGCGAAAGAATACGGAGTGTTCTTGAAGAGGGTGTCCTCCGAACGGTTCATCGCCGTCATAAATGAGAAGATCCTTCAAGTACTGGAAAAGGAAAAGTTCGGAATCCTCGATGATGTACGGGATACGACCTCGAAGCAAAATGTCCCCCTCACATTGAGTATCGGTGTCGGGACGGGGGTCTCTTCCCTTCCTGAACTCGGGACTCTGGCCCAATCAAGCCTCGACCTTGCTTTGGGACGAGGCGGTGACCAGGTCGCGATCAAACAGACCAATGGAAAGGTCAAGTTCTATGGGGGGAAAACCAATCCGATGGAAAAACGGACCCGGGTCCGGGCAAGGGTCATTTCCCATGCCTTGAAGGAAATCATGATCGAGAGTGACAAGGTCATCATCATGGGGCACAAGCATCCCGATATGGACGCGATCGGAGCGGCGATCGGGATCCGGAAAGTGGCCCAGATGAACCAGCGGGATGGCTACGTTGTCTTGAACTTTAATGAAATCGACAATGGTGTGAAACGATTGATGAAAGAAATCAAAGCGAATTCCGATCTTCATCCACGCTTCATCACACCGGAGGAAGCACTTGAGATGGCAACGGACGATACGGTGCTCGTCGTCGTCGATACACACAAGCCTTCCCTGGTCATTGAAGAAAAGCTGTTAAACAAGGTGGATAAAGTCGTCGTCATCGATCATCATCGACGAGGCGAAGATTTTATCAAAAATCCACTGCTTGTCTATATGGAGCCATACGCTTCCTCTACGGCAGAGCTCGTGACAGAGCTGCTTGAATATCAGCCGAAGCATGAGAAGATCACGATGTTAGAAGCGACGTCACTCCTCGCAGGGATCATTGTCGATACGAAGAGTTTTACGCTCAGGACGGGATCGAGGACGTTTGATGCCGCTTCCTACTTACGGGCACAGGGTGCAGACACAGTGCTGGTGCAAAAATTCCTCAAAGAGGATGTCGATACGTACATCAAGCGTTCCCGGTTGATCGAGTCGGTCAAATTCTTCCGTGAAGGAGTGGCCATAGCGAAAGCCGAGGAAGATGTCATTTATGACCCCGTTCTCATTGCCCAGGCGGCAGACACCCTATTGACCATGGATGAAGTCATTGCGTCCTTCGTCATCTCGAAGCGGGACCCTGACACAATCGGTATCAGTGCCCGTTCACTGGGTGACGTTAACGTACAGATCATCATGGAAAACCTGAACGGTGGAGGACATTTAACCAATGCCGCCACCCAGATCAAGCAGGTTTCGGTACTTGAAGCGGAAGAGCAGCTAAAAGAAGCATTAAATGATTATTTTGAAGGGAGAAAAGAGATATGA
- the rplI gene encoding 50S ribosomal protein L9, with product MKVIFLKDVKGKGKKGEVKNVADGYAHNFLLKKGLAVEATNANMGQLEGQKKKEEQVAQEELEEAKRLKATLEEITVEMKAKSGEGGRLFGSITSKQIADALKKAHDIKIDKRKIEMNDAIRALGYTNVPVKLHTDVSATLKVHVTEE from the coding sequence ATGAAAGTCATTTTCTTAAAAGATGTTAAAGGTAAAGGGAAAAAAGGTGAAGTGAAAAACGTAGCAGACGGCTATGCACATAACTTTTTATTAAAAAAAGGACTGGCCGTTGAAGCAACAAACGCCAATATGGGTCAGCTTGAAGGTCAAAAGAAGAAAGAAGAGCAAGTGGCTCAAGAAGAACTGGAAGAAGCAAAAAGATTAAAAGCGACATTGGAAGAGATCACTGTCGAAATGAAAGCGAAGTCCGGTGAAGGCGGCCGTTTATTCGGATCCATCACGAGCAAGCAAATCGCTGATGCGTTGAAAAAGGCTCATGATATCAAAATCGATAAACGTAAAATCGAAATGAATGACGCCATCCGTGCCCTTGGTTACACAAATGTTCCTGTGAAACTGCATACAGATGTGTCCGCAACATTAAAGGTACATGTAACGGAAGAATAG
- the dnaB gene encoding replicative DNA helicase: MNEMFQDRVPPQNIEAEQAVLGAIFLEPSALTTTSEILIPEDFYRHSHQRIYNVMLNLGDGGKAVDLITVTEELAAAKELEDVGGVAYLSELAASVPTAANIEYYAKIVEEKSLLRRLIRTATDIASDGYAREDEVDSLLSEAEKNIMEVAQRKNAGAFHNIKDVLVRTYDNIETLTNRKGDVTGISTGFADLDHMTAGFQRNDLIIVGARPSMGKTAFALNIAQNVAVKAKENVAIFSLEMGAEQLVMRLLCAEGNINAQNLRTGDLTDEDWRKLTMAMGSLSNAGIYIDDTPGIKVGEIRSKCRRLAQEHGLGMILIDYLQLIQGSGRSGENRQQEVSEISRSLKGLARELQVPVIALSQLSRGVEQRQDKRPMMSDIRESGSIEQDADIVAFLYREDYYDKEAENKNIIEIIIAKQRNGPVGNVSLAFVKEYNKFVNLERRFDDAPA, encoded by the coding sequence ATGAATGAAATGTTTCAGGACCGGGTTCCACCTCAGAATATTGAGGCTGAACAAGCGGTATTAGGGGCCATTTTCCTGGAGCCCAGTGCGTTAACGACCACATCGGAAATATTGATTCCAGAGGATTTCTATCGTCACTCTCATCAAAGAATATACAATGTCATGCTGAATCTGGGGGATGGCGGAAAAGCCGTCGATCTGATTACGGTGACCGAAGAACTGGCAGCAGCGAAAGAGCTCGAGGATGTCGGAGGGGTCGCTTACTTAAGTGAACTGGCCGCTTCGGTTCCAACCGCTGCAAATATTGAATATTACGCCAAGATTGTGGAAGAGAAGTCATTACTGCGGAGATTGATCCGTACAGCGACCGATATCGCTTCTGACGGCTATGCCCGTGAAGATGAGGTGGACAGCCTCCTGAGTGAAGCGGAAAAAAACATCATGGAAGTGGCTCAGCGTAAAAATGCCGGAGCTTTCCATAATATCAAAGATGTACTCGTGCGGACGTATGACAACATCGAAACCCTGACGAATCGTAAGGGAGACGTGACGGGAATTTCAACGGGATTCGCCGACCTTGACCATATGACGGCAGGATTCCAGCGAAATGACTTGATCATTGTCGGGGCCCGTCCTTCCATGGGTAAGACAGCCTTTGCCCTGAACATCGCTCAAAACGTAGCCGTAAAAGCCAAGGAAAACGTAGCCATCTTCTCACTGGAGATGGGTGCGGAGCAGCTCGTCATGCGTTTGCTGTGTGCTGAAGGCAACATCAACGCACAAAATCTCCGTACAGGAGACTTGACGGATGAAGACTGGAGAAAGCTGACCATGGCCATGGGTAGCCTCTCGAATGCCGGTATTTATATTGATGATACGCCGGGGATCAAAGTAGGGGAAATCCGTTCCAAATGCAGACGTCTCGCACAGGAACACGGTCTTGGAATGATCCTCATCGACTACTTGCAGCTGATCCAGGGTAGCGGTCGCTCCGGTGAAAACCGTCAGCAGGAAGTTTCGGAGATTTCCCGTTCCCTTAAGGGACTTGCCCGTGAGCTTCAAGTGCCGGTCATTGCCTTATCCCAGCTATCCCGTGGAGTGGAGCAGCGCCAGGATAAGCGCCCGATGATGTCGGATATCCGTGAATCAGGAAGTATCGAGCAGGATGCGGATATCGTAGCCTTCCTATACCGTGAAGATTACTACGACAAAGAAGCAGAAAACAAGAATATCATTGAAATCATCATCGCCAAGCAGCGTAACGGCCCGGTTGGGAACGTGTCTCTGGCGTTCGTGAAGGAATACAATAAATTCGTGAATCTGGAGCGGCGGTTCGACGACGCTCCGGCTTAA